The genomic stretch GTGTACTAGAATCCTGCAGCAAACTCGATGAATCAATAAATGGAATTGTTTGTTGTGGCAGGCATAATGCAGGTGCTGCTATGCGAAGTGGAGGTTGCAGGATTTGACTTGCTCTCTTTGGTGAGTCTTTGGTCTCCTAATCTTAAAGAAGGGTTGGTTCTTTCCTTCTATTAAGAGTTCCTTAACTTCTTATGCCTTTATCCAATGAAACTTGTTTTTATCTTGCAGGTGGGGAAGGCGACTTGGCTGCCACGTTGCTGTCCGAGACCTGGGTTTGTTGCCCTCGGCCCGACGGGCTGCATCGGTCATGGGCCATGAAGGGTCTGATTCGGGCTCATAAAGAATAGGCCCGCTGTTTATATTCTTGTATTTGTAGTCATGatttcttttcttaaactcaTAAACTCATGcacttaattatataaattagcGCGTAGTTTGAGATGTACGCGAACACTCTTTAGTTCGTGAATGAAGTCTTCATATTCTTCTCGACGTTTATTATGTTTCATAAATATATGAAATTGTTTTGGTTCGTTCGACTCTCACTATATTTTTAATTCGCGAACTATAAACACTTAAGTATCAATAAAAGTAGCGAGTTATATTTATTTCAATGTAACAAGAGAGTGATGTTTTTTTTCCAAAGTCCGGtagaaattcttaaaacttaAGTAAATAAACGAGTGGGTATTAcacaaggaaggggtcatcttccttgggacggagggagtataacatactccttccgtcccagaagaatatgcactattttctttttcgtccggccccaaagagtatgaacattccaattttggaaattctcttctctctaatgaggtgggacccatcctcctctaacaatacttaaaaaactttctctatctatctctctcttactttaccaataatgcattaaaatctgCGTTGAACCCAAAATTCATACTCttttgggacagagggagtaataatttttacgcttttttatatcaacatattgtattacaaatatcaacatagtgaTATGAGAATTTCAACACAAGTAcccgaaaatatcaacacaattttattgatattctatatgcatatattgaaatttttgatgcatttattgatataaaatctACTTATAAACAATACAAAAATtgatataaaaattataaaatttcatcatccgatcATCGTcacaacatatgcaattgaaatctcgttagaatccttatgaaattacatttaatttgatatattttttacgtAAGATTAATTTAAATCGAAAGAGTTagctaaatttaaattttaagatgattttgaggAGAGACAAAGTGGTTAGTTTTAACTACCATATAGTATagaactagtattaacacctgtgctatgcacgggacataagagtttcaaataataaatacaaaataaaataaatatataaaatataagaatTTTAAAGCAAAgtgaatatttaaaaaatagaaatatacttatcttgtctcactctaaatgaagaatttactactaCTTAAGtggaataaaaataataaaatcaatgACATGTTACAGCACTATCAATACATattgataaaaataagaaaCATTATCATTACAAAgacttttaagaaattgtgttaaatgaattaaatgaaaataaaatagatatgaTAGATGAATAAATTATGAGAGATAAAAAGAGTAAAGCAAGTGATAAAATAAACTTTAATAaatttagtattattatttaattaattggaaactaattaaaatatattcattctGTCCCGGCCTAAGCGATACGTTTCTattttggcacaagaatttaggtagtggtgttgagtgaattaaattattaaaagtaaagtaagagagagaggaaagtaagaaagagaaagagagaaaaaaaaagtaagagaaaggacaaagtaagaaagagaaagagaaagagaaagagaaagagaaagagaaagagaaatagagaataaagtaaagagaaGATAAAGTAGGATAGAAAATAGGATAAAGGAGAGAGGAGTGAATTGAttgttgcaaaaaaaaaaacgtCTCACTTAGATTGAGACgtaccaaaaaggaatacgtctcacttaggattagacggatggagtattaaattagagactaataaaaatatattaaatttttaattaagtaaataaagGATAAAAATTATAAAGATTACAtctttgagttgttgattaGGTTGTGAATTAATTCTGAGAAAAAGCATTACAATAAAtggttaaatttcaattttaacctaaatagaATGCAAACTAAATTCTCTATCACAATTGCAattttaatccaaataaaaggtaaattaatatgtaaatttaatagcttaattataaaactaatttgaaaaatatatatggaatattaaacattGCAATATTGACTTTCCATCCAACTGCCCTTTTAGCATTGCAATAATGAataacattttaattttaattaaaatagaatGCAAATTAAACActctagcacaattccaattctAACATAAATTGAaggaaaattaatatataaatttaattacttaattagAAAAGaatctattttaaaaattacatactactattatataaaatccaataaataatagtcaaattaaatcctaatttTTAAGACATAAATTTTTAATCCTAACACCCAATTTAGAACTCTTCtcaaaatatagtaaaaaatttcaaactatAGAATCCAACAAATTAAAGGTccaaattatatactcctacataggaaaataagtagtactactactctAGTGTAAATACTACTTTCAAATTACAGAATCCAATAAATTAAAGGCCCAAataatatacaaatacaatattcTTAAACTAATATAGTAATACTCCCTAAAAACCCTACGTGACAAAAAGCagcctccctctccctcactcGGCGCCTCACCCTCTCTCTCAATCGGCGGAATTAGCCTTTCCACGCCACTACTGCACGCCCACCACCCTGCCTCGCCGCCGCTACTTCCGCCTTGCCCCGTCGCTCCTCCTTCCCCACTGCTCCACCACCCTTCCTCGCTGGATTTTCTTACCGTCTGCCTGATTTTCATCTCCGGCATCTCTCTCATTGTTGCCGTCCAGCCGCCGTCTCACCCGCTTCCCTTCCTCACCCGTTGTTGCCATCCAGCCGCCACGCCGGCGTCGCTGGAAAGTTTCTGGAGTGGTGGTCGACGCATTTCAGGCAGATTCACCTCCATGAGATAAGCACTGCAATCATAAAATTAGTGTACATTAGTTCAAATGAAATCATAAACATAGTCTTAATTAATTATACACttatttataagtattttaAAGCTTCTTTGAGAAGTCTTTGCAGCAATCCATTTGATTATAAAGCTTATTTGAGAAGCCACTATTGCTCCATAGGAGCTGCCTTTTTTCTATCCAATGGTTGTCATTTCTCAAAATGATCAAAAGGACAAACAAAATTGCTTCACAATTTCCCGCCAAAAATGGCAATATTGACTTTCCATCAAACTGACactttatattagtatagattGACATTTATAccctttaatttaaaatataatgcaCTTAACATTATTTCAACCATTGGATCTCATAATCTAATAACTAAGATTTGGTCTTAATTTGAGATTGTTACTTAGTTTACAATTGATTACAAATATTGCTAACTCGTCCCTAAATTGCTAACTATTTGGACTCTCGCCCATGTACAACAAACTCAATAGTTCATGGTTAAATGTATCAGTCTCGAGATGACAAACTAATTCCGAAGTTACCTTCATGAGATGGCGAACAGGTTCAATAGTTCATGGTTAAATGATTCAAATACTAGCAAAGAGTTGATGTGCAAAAAGCTCTTGTaatgaaaaatattaatataatgcCATACAAGCTGCTTCGAGCTTTTCAGAACCCTCTGAAAATTGCTTCTAGCTTTCCAAAACAAAATCTATTGCAGCTTTCCAAAACCCTCATAAAAGCGCTTCCAGCTTTCTGGAGCTAAAATGTCAAAACTCAATAATTTTTACATGGTTTAACAATAATCAACTTCCTAAGatatttttctttgatgaaattTAGTGTGGTTTTTTTCCTGAGATGTGTTTCATAATTTGAGTTCTAGAATGTCTAGTGGTGTAAATATGATGAAATGGTGAAATTTAGGGTATTTTGTTTTCCTACTTTACCCATTTTATCTATATTTCTCATGTACTTACCTATTTCACATGTAAAACATGTGTTGTTCACCAATAAGACTATTATTAGTGGGCGGAGtgagtaatatatgtatatatgtagcATGTTTTATACTTTTGTATTAAGTTTGATTCAAATACATTAAAATCTCGTGCctaaaaccaaatgtttcatatttaatgggacggaggaagtatattttaCATTATATGAGATAGTACATTATGTTACATAAAATGTACATTAAACCGCAtaaaatatacttcctccgtcccaccatAAGCAGTGGAGGATCCAGGAATTTATATTCGGGAGTGTGAGTCATATGATAAATCATTATAtaacataccaaaaataaaaactaatactaaaagcaatatattttgaaatatacaaattttagagtcatacatttcaaaatacaaaaataaactacattatatctaatttatttttcgacGAGTCTTCATTTCTTCAAAACGATTCACTAAATCATCATCGGATACTTGTAGAAACACATCTTTCTCAATGAAAGTGACCAAACAATCGTTCAAAGGTTGATCACCCATTCTATTTCTCAacttattcttcaacaaacGTCATTCCAGAAAACACTCTCTCTACACTTGCAGTGGCAACTAGaataatcaaaatcaacttgatAAGCAAAACCACACTCTTTATGTTTCAACAAGTTTCACCAAAAGAGAACTAATATCTCGCAAATTCTGAAAGTCTTCATCACTTCTCATATCTCCAATGAATATATCAAGTTGGCACTCAAGGTCCATCAAATCAATGTTTGAAAAATCGGAAGGATAAAAAGTGGCAAGTTTGAGTACCTTTTCCTTGTCAAAAGAAGAGAAGCCATCTTTAGGATTGAAGCAagccatacatctgagcaactCCATATTAACTTCATCGAATCGATTATCAAGTTCTTGAAGTAATAAGTCAATCACTTTGATAAACACATCAACACGAAAATGATGAAGATATGAAACTTGTTGAACAAAACGTTTTGATCTTCCATGGGGGCTATAGTGAGCTTTCATATCTGGAACAACAATGCCATGTTTATTGCAAATTGAGATTACCTTGTTCAAGTGAATCTCCCATCCATCCTCCCTCATTTTTTTGTAGTTGATCTTTAGTTAAAGTGACAAGCCTCATAGCATTAATGATATCTTGATCTCTTCTATGCAAAGCAAGACACAAATTGTTAGTGTACCCAAATATAGTAGGCATTAGTTGTGCCATAAACACGAAATCAAATGACTCTAGTAAGTACAAAATGCCTTGAGCTTTTCCCTTATCATCGAAAACGGAATCTTTCTTTCCAATCATCGTAAGAACTTAAAAAATTGTAGAAAATAAGTCCATGGTATTCAAAAGAGTCTTGTAGTTAGAACTCCAACGAGTGTCTCCAGGCTTCTTCAAACTAAGTTCTTGATTAAACCCCGATCCCGATTCAAGTTCACCAATTTCCAAGGCTTGAGCAACTTTTTGTGCTTGAACTTCGCGAAGCAATTCATTTCTCTTACAAGAAACTCCAATTACATTCAACAAAATACTAACAGTTTCAAAAAGCCAACTACAATCATCGTTCTTTTTTGAAATGGCTACCAATGTTAGTTGAAGCTGGTGGGCAAAGCAATGTACGTAGTAAGCGCTTGGAGTATCTTTCATGATCAAAGTCTTGAGTCCATGTATCTCACCCTTCATGTTACTAGCCTCATCATATTCTTGCCCTCGAACCTTGGATGGGCTTAATGAATGTTCAACAAGTAAAGTCATAATTGCACTTCTAAGAGACAAAGATGTAGTATTACCAACATGCACAAGACCAATGAATCGTTCAACTACCTTTCCCCTTTTCTTTTCAACATAGCGCAAACAAGCAGTTGTTCCTTTTGGGACACATCACTAGATTCATCGGCTAATATAGCAAAGTAGTCATCACCAAGATCATCCACAATTCTCTTCATTGTTTCTTTAGCACAACAATTGATGATGTCTTTTTGAATAGTTGGAGATGTCAATTGACAATTTTCAGGGGCATTTTCCAAAGTCACTTTTGAAATAACTTCATTATGTGCCTTCAACCATTTTAAAAGTTCAAGAAAATTTCCCCTATTAAGGGAATCTTCACCTTCCCTGTGACCACGAAACGCCATGCCTTGTCCCAATAGGTAACGTAAACAAGAAATTGAAGCCTTCAAGCGAACATTATATTCGTTGTTAATCACATCACTAACATTATCTAGAGAAACCAAAATCGATTTCTTTTTGCCATCCCTCAAGTTCACATATTTTTCATAAGCAATATTATGAGCACTTCTAACTCCACCAATATGTTTTATAAATCGTTCCGGCTTATTCCACGACTTAAATCCTTTATTCACAAATGCATCACCCCCCGCATGTCCAACTTCATTCTTGAACAAGTAGCATACAAAACAAAATGCTGCATCTTCATCCATACTATATTCAAGCCAATCCCATTTATCAAACCATGAAACCATAAACCGACGACGCGAACCTCCAACTTCTTtttgaggaaaagaaaaagttcTTGGTTGACAAGGTTTTCTAAGAATATACGCCCTCCTAATTGTATCTCACTCATTTGGAGGATATTTCATTATATCGGTTCTTCTAATAGGATCATGATGAAGTTTTTCGATATCATAAATCAATTCTTCCTCATGTAATGGCACACTAGCATCTGAAGGAGACACAATACCAATTGAATTTGAAGCCGGAGAGCTTGAAGGTGGAGAGCTTGAAAGCGGAGTGCTTGAAGCCGGAGTGCTTGAAGGTAGAGAGCTTGAAGCCGGAGAGCTTGAACTATCATGGGTTTTTCTCCTTTTGGACATAAATTGTCGAAGATCGGATTGTTTTCtcatcactttttattttatttcctgcACACGATGTCATTACaaaatttgtcaaaataaatattgaccattcaattttaatattgtgCATTCATGCAATCATGCTTAATAATCCAAACTAGGAGGAGACATAACAAAGAGATTAGTTCTCCGCAAGATTTTATCTCAAACTCTATCTCAATTCATGTTTAATCATCTCTGAAATCATTTATTTCATCAATCAGGAACATCTAACCACAAAAACCATAAACCCTAAGATATATAAATTTTCAATCTTCAAAAACAATTCAGTAAAGAAGAGCTACCTTGATAACCTTCCAATTTCGTGATTACTTTTACAAACCGGTGATGAACTTGAGAATTTAAAAGAAATAAGGTAGGGAGGTTTTGAGGAGGCGTGGCTGTCGAACTTCAGGGAAAAAAAGGAATTGGAAAGAAAGAATGCATTTTGTTAACGTATAAAATTCCTAtaacaaattatttaaaatatggtGAAAAGTGATGACAAATGGCATTATTTCAttcaatatttttcttctaGAAGGAAGGCCATATAAATTTCAAGAAACATTTCACATATACAAATAATGTCCAATAAGTCCAAATGAATCggcacttttttttaaataacacaATTTAGCTTGgtttaagtaaaaaaataaactcataatttgtatttaaatatataatactactaaaaaaaATTGGGTACACTCGTACCCCCTTTGTCCCTACTCCCTCCGCCACTGACCATAAatgatcaactttccatttggggttgtcccactacaagtgattgatttcctcttttaacaaaaaacaaaacatattctctctcttactttatttcatctctcttacttttttccatctTTCTTACTTGATTCTAtcttcatctctcctactttttcctctctcgtACTCCACTCTACTTTAGAAAGAAGAGAGTTCGAGAGAGTCCCTGAAGGGAGTACTTTATTCGctccactttaactcaataaatataatttccGTAAAtcccgtgcccaaaagaaactgatcacttgtagtgggacggagggagtaaatggTTTGATGTTTTGACAAAATATATGGTTTTGATATGAATGCATCTTTatacctctatatatatagtattataTATGAAAAATTAAGTTTGTATGCAACTCAGGCCGCCCGGCATAGCCCAATTCACCGATGGTCCTAAGCTTGGCTGAGTCTGAATTTAAAAAAGAAGCTCAGTCCAATTCCCTGGTGGCCCTGGCTCATAAGCAATGCGAGATGACCTTCGCAACCTGTTACAATCAATACGCATACATACCTGTAGTGGGCACAATCACTAAGTGACTACCAACGTTCACTCATCTCGTACTTTTTGTGTTTGCTTGGATTCTTCTTAACCTTCAGTTTAACTAAATCACTCTCATAAACTCTCTCGAACTCCGGTCAAATATCATCGATCACATATGCATCAAGAAATTTGCACGGTATAGAGCCTTGGATCGAGCACCTGCGTTTGCTTTACAGAACTAGggtgtcacgaccacaactctaGTACTAGTGAGCGTaactatttcgcgactaaaaaaaatagtttaataAACTATGGATTAAACATAAGCGAACAAATCAACTCAAGATTTCTGTTTTGAAGGCGAACGGGTACATAGTAAAAAGAGAATCAGAGTATCAAgactaaaatcataaattccTAGAACATAGTTCTATTACAGCGGAAGAGTCCAAGACAAAatagtatgtatgaagacatactactttgggctacctaactacttattaatagtcatttcccaacaccttcgcctcctcattcacgttcaacctgcacgttagaaaagaaacatgcagggctgagtacttgatatactcagtgagcaTAGTGCCAAAAATAAGTTCCTTTTAATTTGTCAGCCACagttgagtgaacacggggttttCATTTTGAAAGACCCGAGTCACTaaattcctttcatttcataaaattgattgcgcaatcacataaacatagaTACCATCTCTGAACGCATGTGAACCGGGAAtatggccacattccacgacggtcactagaccggccaactcgaaagttAGCTCACGATCctcatatgtgtacactagtccgagcagggtttgcggccctactaggacccgaattcgatttaacataatTGACATAGCCAAGCAAATAGGTAATCGTAAaagcaaaacatggcatgacaaacaagTTTAGAAAAGATTCGCATATTCATACTAAAATCACGTtttgaaaagaaagtccacctcaaaAGCTATCTCTCTAGCCGAACAAAACTCCTTGATTTGATTTTAAACGACGCGCGAAGACGTCCCTGTAgtaacataaaaaatatttaattaggcTTAGGAAACCAAATAACTTGACGTGAATGCATCCTAAATGCAtgatcatttttatttctttttccttACTTCAGGAGAAGTCCTTGAGCATTAATTAAATCGAGTGATTTAATTTGTGTGGAGGTTCACCTATTATTCGTTCAACGAAGAGAATATTATTTCCTATGCGCATTATTCAAGCATTAAAATAATCCGAGGTCTATCCATTATTTCGGAATTTGTTAGCGTACCATTAATTATTCGAGCACTTAAACTAAAGTTCGGGAATTTTAATTTATCATCGTGGAATTAATTAACGGACCATCAATTATTAGGAGAGCCTGAAATTTAATTCGTGGCCCAACTCCATAATTAAATTTCTATAAAGACAGCCCATTTCTCCCATTAATTTCTTGACCCCAAAAGTTAATTAAGAGGCCCAATAAAATCAGGCCCCAAAATTAAACTCCTTACTCCCACCGATTCCATCTTTCTCATTTCTCAAACTTTTCCCAAATTGAggtggaaaaaaaaagaactaggcccttccttcttcttcctctcggCTACACCGCCGTTGTGGCGGCACCAAATCGTCGGCACTCCGTTGCCGTATGGCCAAAAACCATCACGAATCCTCAATCTCTCCCATTAGCTCCATCTCTCGGCGACCTCACAGCAACGTCGCCAGCCCCGCTTTGGATCGACGTCGAGCCGGTGTCGCTGCAATCACGCGGTCaactccgccgccgccgcctccatGCCCAGCCGCTGCTGGCGTTAACCTGCTGTCGACTTCTCTCTCTCCGCACTACACAGTGGCGCATCACCGCTGAGATACCGAGACTCCACCGCCGATGGTAGCCAGTTCCAGTGAGTAGCACGATGTCGGCTTTGCCCTCTGATGACCGAAGTCGGTAGCTGTTAAAATTCtaatatcttgtcccacatcggctTAGTGATGATCCTATCtcttctatataagtgtggataaccctcccccttatgaggccttttaaggagtgagtggcccatttctaatatggtatcagagcgggctcAAGTCGTTGatggagtttattttctttatctcttctcttgcctacccacgtgatggaagtccgatgtgtcattccggccgacacgtgagggggcgtgttaaaattctaatatcttgtcccacatcggcttggtgatgatcctatctcttctatataagtgtggataatccTCTCCCTTATAAGGGGTGAGTGGTCCATTTCTAACAGCTGCCGTTGCGCCGCCACTACTCGTCGGGGCCGCTGCCGTACCATGGGGTTTCCGCGGCTGCCTTCGCAGCCTCGCCGTCGCCGGTGGTCTCCGAGGCAGCTCCTCGGCCCTAAAGCTAAGTTTCCCCCTTTCATTTCTCCTCTAACTTGTTTTTAGGTAAACACGTTGAAGCTTAGAGTTTGGAAAACTTATGTGGTTGATGTTGGATTTGTTATTTTGCTAAGTGTGGGTGGAAAGGGGAaacaaaaaaatagttgaagtgTGAACTTGTCGGTAGGAAGGCAACATTTACAGCCATGACTTGTATGCTACTGTTATGTGCTCTAAAGTTTGAGAGGAGTTAGGTTTTGTTTCTCTGTTTTAACTCAAcactgaaaaaaaaacaaaagcatCCTTGAGATTTGCATTCTATTGTCCTTCCACTATTTTCATTATACTATGCCTGAGGTTTTAGTTACTACATGATGACATTTTAACTTGGAAGAGGATGAAGGTGTATTACCTCTTGAAGTAGTTATTGCCTTGAATTCTGCTCCTAGAACACCAAGCTCTCTAACTCTCTCTAAATTTGTTGAATTTTTGGGGTATGGGAAGGGATCCGAAGGTGGTATGGAGGAGTTTTTGTAGGAGGACTTTGGTGTACTTTGATGAATTAAATGGCTGATATTGTAGTTTTGTCTCCACCTGAAGCATATCTCTTTAGTTGATTCACTTGTAGGACTAAGTTTTGGTGTTACTTGTAGTACTATGCACTTTGCCATTTATTTCTTCTTGTTCCTACATGACTACCTAGTACAACACCTTACAAGTCATTTTAATTGATCTTGTTTGTTTG from Salvia splendens isolate huo1 chromosome 4, SspV2, whole genome shotgun sequence encodes the following:
- the LOC121801038 gene encoding zinc finger MYM-type protein 1-like, giving the protein MSKRRKTHDSSSSPASSSLPSSTPASSTPLSSSPPSSSPASNSIGIVSPSDASVPLHEEELIYDIEKLHHDPIRRTDIMKYPPNDMDEDAAFCFVCYLFKNEVGHAGGDAFVNKGFKSWNKPERFIKHIGGVRSAHNIAYEKYVNLRDGKKKSILVSLDNVSDVINNEYNVRLKASISCLRYLLGQGMAFRGHREGEDSLNRGNFLELLKWLKAHNEVISKVTLENAPENCQLTSPTIQKDIINCCAKETMKRIVDDLGDDYFAILADESSDVSQKEQLLVCAMLKRKGERSAIMTLLVEHSLSPSKVRGQEYDEASNMKGEIHGLKTLIMKDTPSAYYVHCFAHQLQLTLVAISKKNDDCSWLFETVSILLNVIGVSCKRNELLREVQAQKVAQALEIGELESGSGFNQELSLKKPGDTHMKAHYSPHGRSKRFVQQVSYLHHFRVDVFIKVIDLLLQELDNRFDEVNMELLRCMACFNPKDGFSSFDKEKVLKLATFYPSDFSNIDLMDLECQLDIFIGDMRSDEDFQNLRDISSLLVKLVET